In Aspergillus chevalieri M1 DNA, chromosome 7, nearly complete sequence, the sequence AGGCGCGGTCTCGGGCGAAGATGCCACTGTTCTGGAACACCTTCAGGGTGTTGGCGGGATTGGGGTCACGATAGCTGGTGAAGGCGAAGATACCCTTGAGGGGTCCATTGCTGGCTCCGGCGCCGTACGCGCCTCCCTTCTCGCGGATTTCGGGATGGAGGTAGTTGTGAGTGAGGAGCTGTGAGAGGACGCTCAGACGTGCACTGGAGGGGTCGACAAATGGGACTGATTGCATGGCCAAGCCAGAGTAGTAGACCTTGAACGGCATATCGTAGAATGCCTTGTCAACACCCAGCTTCATACTGGAGGCCTCGGGAGTCGCGGTGGGTGCGCGGGTTTGAGACAAGCCCCCAAGCCATTTTTGGAGTGTGGTCTCGTTTTGTGCAGCACTGCTGGGTTCACAGACAAAGCGAACACGGAGATTCGACGATCTGGAGATAGCAAATGACTGGATCAAGCGGAGCTTCTCGATCAGCTCTGCCAGGCGCTGCGGAGAAGTTTCGGCGTCACGAAGGAGGCTTGCCGTAGCCTGCAACTGCGCGAGACCGGTCTGCTGCTCTTGAACCCAGAAGCTCCGAGTGAGACTAGATGCAGCCGCATTCAATGCAAACCGGTGACCGGAACTGGCAACGGAATCCAATGCACCATTTGTGACTAGTCGCAAGAGTTCCTGAATCATGGCAGGAGCGTAGGGACTAGTAAAGTCGGTTTCGGTGATCAGGGCAGAGAAGATCTCAAGCATCTCCGGAATGTTCTGATCCAGGGCAAATCCAGACAATTGAAGGCCTTCTCTGAACCTGCCGAGTTCGGTCGGAGAGGAAACATGGAACGACGACGTTGACACGCCACCGGTCTTCAGTTTGATGAGGTCCTCCCATTGCTCCATCGTCCTGTTGGCCGTGCCCAACCGCATGATGCAGTCATTGAAGAGCGGCAAAAGCAGTCGAAGGTCGTCAGGCAGGCCCTCAAAGGTATTCAACGCTTGGAAGTAAGTGAGGCCGTTGGTTGGGGCCTCGCGCCAGACAACATCGACATCGTCCACACGAGATTCCCGCACTGGCTTGCGCTCCTTCTCCCTGGAGATGTCTTTGACACGAAGCGAAGGCAAGCAGCTCAGGTCGACATTTTGCGCCTCTTCTTGGACCTTGAGAAGCTGCAACTCCTCTTCGCCAAGCTTGGCAACGGCGTTCTCCACGGATCCGTGCTGCTCAACGAGCTGATTAAACTTCTTTGCCTTCCGCACCATTTCCTTATCATCCAAGTCCTTGCCGAATGTGGGCGAACCGACCATGTTGAAAGTCAAACACTGGTCATTCATGAGATACTTTTGCATCAGGGATTCGAGATATCCATCCTTGGCATATCTTGCCTTGAACTCGTCAATGACCTCGTTCCAGGAGAGCTCCTTCATCGGATCCGAGCCGTTAAGCCAGGAGGAGATCGTCTTATCCATCACGCCAATTCCGAAGTTGGCCGTCTTATGTCGCAGCGATAGCTCCAACTGGTGCAAGAATCCCTGCACCTTCTCATCACTGAATCCCGCGGACAGCGACTCCTGATAGACCTTCTGAATGGCCTCTTTCACGGCGGGTGCATCTTGCTCACTGACACCAGTGACTCCAACAGAGAAAACGGGTGTCTTGCCCGACGCATCAAGACCGGTGTTGGGGGTAAAAGACGATCCCAAGCCACTTTCGATCAATGCCCGATACATTGGGGACCCAAACCCGTCCAAGAGCAGAGAAGAAAGGATGCCGTTGGAGAAGGTCTCCACAACATCAGTTGCATCTCCCATGTACCACGACGTCGAAGTTTTGAACTGTTTGTCCTCTCCAGCGAATGTATCGATAGGACCTGGAACAGTGACGTTCACCGGGCCACGCTTGAGGTCAATAGGCTTCTTGATGTCCGTATCAGCCTGGCTCCTGTCGAAACCATTCAACACATCACCAATCTGTTTCAAGTGAGTGCCCAACGGCATGTCACCGTAGGTGAAGATCTTGGAATTGCTGGGGTGGTAGTTTCGTTTCGAAAAGTCGACCAATTGCTTATGCGTGAGATCCGTAATGTACTCGGGGTCTCCACCGGAGTTGTTGAGAGCGGGGATAATGCTCTCCTTGTACTTGATGTAGTAGAGGTAGTTCGAATCCGAAATTTGACCTTTCATCTCGTTGTAAACAACGCCCTTGAACAGGATGTCCTCCGGAGTAAGTTTTCCTTCGATTTGTTCAATCGCACGAGGGTTCTCGGGCCCCAAGCGCCATCCTTCCTGTTTGAAGTCTTCTTCCTTAAGCAGAGGGTAGAAACTAGCGTCGAGATACACCGATAGGAGATTCTGGAAGTCTTGTGGGTTCGTCGTGGCAAAAGGATATGTGGTATGATCGGAGGCAGTGAAGGCGTTCATGAAATTCGACAGAGAGCGAGGAAGCATCTTGAAGAAGGGATC encodes:
- the cym1 gene encoding pitrilysin family metalloprotease cym1 (COG:O;~EggNog:ENOG410PH5B;~InterPro:IPR011765,IPR013578,IPR007863,IPR011249;~MEROPS:MER0025036;~PFAM:PF05193,PF08367,PF00675;~go_function: GO:0046872 - metal ion binding [Evidence IEA];~go_process: GO:0006508 - proteolysis [Evidence IEA]), whose amino-acid sequence is MLRPFLGASKCRVPVLRQQLAGSRRLRLNYDLSRWGQIRKASTVTSLDNFPRVGEKLHGFTVQEKKHVPELHLTAVRLKHDKTDADYMHVARDDQNNVFGIGFKTNPPDATGVPHILEHTTLCGSEKYPIRDPFFKMLPRSLSNFMNAFTASDHTTYPFATTNPQDFQNLLSVYLDASFYPLLKEEDFKQEGWRLGPENPRAIEQIEGKLTPEDILFKGVVYNEMKGQISDSNYLYYIKYKESIIPALNNSGGDPEYITDLTHKQLVDFSKRNYHPSNSKIFTYGDMPLGTHLKQIGDVLNGFDRSQADTDIKKPIDLKRGPVNVTVPGPIDTFAGEDKQFKTSTSWYMGDATDVVETFSNGILSSLLLDGFGSPMYRALIESGLGSSFTPNTGLDASGKTPVFSVGVTGVSEQDAPAVKEAIQKVYQESLSAGFSDEKVQGFLHQLELSLRHKTANFGIGVMDKTISSWLNGSDPMKELSWNEVIDEFKARYAKDGYLESLMQKYLMNDQCLTFNMVGSPTFGKDLDDKEMVRKAKKFNQLVEQHGSVENAVAKLGEEELQLLKVQEEAQNVDLSCLPSLRVKDISREKERKPVRESRVDDVDVVWREAPTNGLTYFQALNTFEGLPDDLRLLLPLFNDCIMRLGTANRTMEQWEDLIKLKTGGVSTSSFHVSSPTELGRFREGLQLSGFALDQNIPEMLEIFSALITETDFTSPYAPAMIQELLRLVTNGALDSVASSGHRFALNAAASSLTRSFWVQEQQTGLAQLQATASLLRDAETSPQRLAELIEKLRLIQSFAISRSSNLRVRFVCEPSSAAQNETTLQKWLGGLSQTRAPTATPEASSMKLGVDKAFYDMPFKVYYSGLAMQSVPFVDPSSARLSVLSQLLTHNYLHPEIREKGGAYGAGASNGPLKGIFAFTSYRDPNPANTLKVFQNSGIFARDRAWSDREINEAKLGIFQGLDAPMSVDDEGARYFMSGVTHEMDQRWREQVLDVTAKDVNEVAQRFLVEGSRKSACLLGEKKDWADSEGWEVRKLSMNVEEGEVDVASA